In one Chelmon rostratus isolate fCheRos1 chromosome 7, fCheRos1.pri, whole genome shotgun sequence genomic region, the following are encoded:
- the si:ch211-137a8.4 gene encoding neurofilament medium polypeptide, whose amino-acid sequence MAATEANAAPVVQEDGKTPESKPTEAEQPAKNANANSETVNSEIVDKDGTAVNSEVVDNKETVNNDTAAAAGAEEGEAAGSGEAAPPQSSENASSTEPKTSFLDSFLNKSGLGKVMGGRKKKEQSSAAGGGEENAAEGGEKEAEKGAEEAAAAEGGAEGGAEGEAAIEKAPENGEKEEEKKAEKGKPAESKSTVRDLIRKPVARIFSHRSTEKKDGAAAEPQKQVKVRSKSLDRLEDPEALNTTIEEAGAAGGAEGGAEGEQKTSSSSAATKHMKRWHSFKKLMAQKAHKKSGGGGEDGKEEGVDGEGGGGDSSTLDSKESGQKRWKLKRSWTFQGLKRDPSMVGISGKAKGSDKDSAENAKPEEAAAAGGAEEGEEAKAEGGAEEAKTEGGEDKEKAEGGEEEKAASAGGGTVTQHANEIWTSFKKRVIPKSKRANTECAPSGEEDATAAATSGEEGAAEEGKDGKSAKAKRSHFGRAVSLKNFIMRKGKSTSVDLGEGAKEEEEVTEGGEAAEEGGADDEAATAAEETNDKDAAAGEKTEAAESGGESAEKTPAEAPVTNGENGCSNGTAEEHATHNHQEEEKTTGGSPVKKTKEAGAKEEANAKIINTTAAVNSDKKAGNV is encoded by the exons ATGGCGGCAACGGAGGCCAATGCGGCGCCGGTGGTCCAGGAAGATGGGAAAACCCCCGAGAGCAAGCCGACAGAGGCTGAGCAACCGGCTAAAAATGCCAACGCAAACTCAGAGACTGTCAACAGCGAGATTGTCGATAAAGATGGCACCGCTGTCAACAGCGAGGTTGTCGATAACAAAGAGACTGTGAATAACGACACAGCGGCGGCGGCAGGAGCCGAGgagggagaagcagcagggagCGGAGAGGCGGCGCCTCCTCAGAGCTCGGAAAACGCCTCCTCCACTGAGCCCAAGACCTCGTTCCTGGACTCCTTCCTCAACAAGAGCGGCCTGGGGAAGGTGatgggaggaaggaagaagaaagagcagaGCTCAGCCgctggaggaggggaggagaacgCAGCTGAAGGAGGCGAGAAAGAGGCGGAGAAAGGagctgaggaggctgcagcagctgagggaggagcagagggaggtgcGGAAGGAGAAGCGGCGATAGAAAAGGCTCCAGaaaatggagagaaggaggaggagaagaaagcagAGAAGGGCAAACCCGCCGAGTCCAAATCCACAGTTCGAGATCTGATCAGGAAGCCGGTGGCGAGGATCTTCTCCCATCGCAGCACGGAGAAGAAGGACGGCGCCGCGGCAGAACCCCAGAAACAAGTAAAGGTTCGGTCCAAGTCCCTGGACCGGCTGGAAGATCCAGAAGCACTTAACACCACCATAGAGgaggcaggagcagcaggaggagcagaaggaggcgCAGAGGGAGAACAGAAAACCTCATCCTCCTCAGCAGCAACCAAGCACATGAAGCGCTGGCACTCCTTCAAGAAGCTCATGGCTCAGAAGGCACACAAAaagagcggaggaggaggagaggatggcaaggaggagggagtggatggagagggaggtggCGGAGACTCCTCCACGCTGGACTCCAAGGAGTCGGGACAGAAGAGGTGGAAGCTGAAACGCTCCTGGACCTTCCAGGGCCTGAAGAGGGACCCATCCATGGTCGGCATCAGCGGGAAGGCCAAGGGCTCCGACAAAGACTCTGCTGAAAACGCGAAGCCAGAGGAGGCGGCCGCGGCGGGAGGAGccgaggaaggagaggaggccaAGGCcgagggaggagcagaggaggccaagacggagggaggggaggacaaggagaaagcagagggaggagaggaggagaaggcagcGTCGGCGGGAGGTGGGACGGTGACGCAACACGCCAACGAGATCTGGACATCCTTCAAGAAGCGCGTCATCCCAAAGTCCAAACGCGCCAACACAGAGTGCGCCCCCAGCGGGGAGGAGGATGCAACTGCAGCTGCCACCTCAG gtgaggaaggagcgGCAGAGGAGGGCAAAGACGGCAAGTCAGCCAAGGCCAAGCGCTCACATTTCGGTCGTGCAGTTTCCCTGAAGAACTTCATCATGCGAAAGGGCAAATCCACCAGTGTGGACCTGGGTGAGGGCgccaaggaggaggaggaggtcacggagggaggagaagcagcagaggaaggaggcgCTGACGATGAAGCTGCCACAGCGGCCGAGGAGACCAACGACAAAGATGCGGCGGCGGGCGAGAAGACGGAGGCGGCggagagtggaggagagtcGGCGGAGAAGACGCCGGCCGAGGCTCCGGTGACCAACGGGGAGAACGGCTGCTCCAACGGCACGGCGGAGGAGCACGCCACACACAAtcaccaggaggaggagaagacgaCGGGGGGCAGCCCCGTGAAGAAGACCAAGGAGGCAGGAGCGAAAGAGGAGGCCAACGCCAAGATCAtcaacaccacagcagctgtgaaCAGCG ACAAAAAGGCGGGAAACGTGTGA